The proteins below come from a single Mucilaginibacter mali genomic window:
- a CDS encoding glycoside hydrolase family 73 protein: MTPQQFAQSIAPTVIADCLNTGVFPSVVIAQGIQESGSGSSPLATRFKNLFGHMASATWKGLTAQLVPGGKEWRVYNSIADSIAAHIQVLKQTKYRLAGAFAAKTPADQAQALQNAGYNKGADRDQYAAKLTRIIKLYGLEKYDAQMIAMERQKNENNLAYSEQDTITRHIHNLINS, translated from the coding sequence ATGACACCGCAGCAATTTGCCCAAAGCATCGCCCCTACCGTAATCGCTGATTGCCTGAATACCGGTGTATTCCCTTCCGTGGTCATCGCCCAGGGCATTCAGGAAAGCGGGTCGGGCAGCTCGCCATTGGCTACCCGGTTTAAAAACTTATTCGGTCATATGGCGTCGGCAACCTGGAAGGGCTTAACCGCGCAGCTGGTACCGGGTGGTAAGGAATGGCGGGTATATAACAGCATTGCCGACAGCATTGCCGCACATATACAGGTATTAAAGCAAACCAAATACCGCTTAGCCGGTGCCTTCGCCGCTAAAACCCCGGCCGATCAGGCGCAGGCCCTGCAAAATGCAGGCTACAACAAAGGAGCCGACCGAGACCAATATGCCGCCAAGTTAACCAGGATCATTAAACTGTACGGCCTTGAAAAGTACGACGCGCAAATGATAGCGATGGAGCGGCAGAAAAATGAAAATAACCTGGCTTATAGCGAACAGGATACCATAACACGACACATACACAACCTAATTAACTCATAA
- a CDS encoding glycoside hydrolase family 73 protein — MAAPAYISSIAPSAQKAVAGTGLHASVMIAQAALESGNGQSLLARKYNNHFGVKAGSGWSGGAVRLDSAEVRNGRSVMEKSPFRVYSSAADSFADQVKLLQGSHYRAAGVTSAATPEAEAQALQKAGYATDPQYAAKLIAIINQYNLKQYDGAHAAQSGSTPAGASQKKSVLAMDKTKIIYIAVAALIGLILYAAYTEI; from the coding sequence ATGGCAGCCCCGGCATATATCAGTAGTATAGCGCCATCTGCGCAAAAAGCGGTGGCCGGTACCGGCTTGCATGCTTCGGTAATGATTGCCCAGGCTGCGTTGGAAAGCGGTAACGGCCAAAGCCTTTTAGCCCGCAAGTATAATAACCATTTCGGTGTTAAAGCCGGTAGCGGTTGGTCGGGCGGGGCGGTAAGGCTGGATAGCGCCGAGGTAAGGAACGGGCGTAGTGTGATGGAAAAGTCGCCTTTCAGGGTGTACAGCAGTGCCGCCGATAGTTTTGCTGACCAGGTAAAGCTATTGCAGGGCAGCCACTACCGCGCCGCCGGTGTAACATCGGCCGCAACGCCCGAAGCTGAAGCCCAGGCGCTGCAAAAAGCCGGTTACGCTACCGATCCGCAATATGCCGCAAAGCTGATCGCCATTATTAACCAGTACAACCTGAAGCAGTACGACGGCGCACATGCCGCGCAAAGCGGCAGCACACCGGCTGGAGCATCGCAAAAAAAATCGGTGCTGGCCATGGATAAAACTAAAATTATTTACATCGCGGTCGCGGCCCTTATCGGCCTGATCCTTTACGCAGCTTACACTGAAATATGA
- a CDS encoding phosphoadenosine phosphosulfate reductase domain-containing protein, with translation MINFSGGKISALMTILLKPTPDDIVLFTDTGREHKKTYKFIDDFERYEGIKVHRVTYTHKKSPGLTGMTALNRKKVYLPNRVKRICTVELKILMTKRYLRSIGIQRFEQFIGFRADEQDRIIGLKSQYKKVSTRFILNEQGVTKPMVDQYWLLKPYTLEIPSILGNCDLCFLKGKATIIRILQLFPELAEPWIADEDEMSARTGKQVSYFSDITYRQLLQIAQSQKTLFDEVNLEKLAPAYSCSCTNF, from the coding sequence GTGATAAATTTTAGCGGTGGTAAAATCAGCGCCTTAATGACAATCTTATTAAAACCGACGCCGGATGACATAGTGCTTTTTACCGACACCGGCAGGGAGCATAAAAAAACCTACAAGTTTATTGATGATTTCGAGCGTTACGAGGGTATAAAAGTTCACCGGGTTACCTACACGCATAAAAAATCACCTGGCTTAACAGGGATGACCGCACTAAACCGTAAAAAAGTTTATTTACCTAACCGTGTAAAGCGCATTTGTACGGTGGAGCTAAAAATACTGATGACTAAGCGGTATCTGCGTTCAATAGGTATCCAGCGCTTTGAACAGTTTATAGGTTTTAGGGCCGATGAACAGGATAGAATAATCGGTTTAAAAAGTCAATATAAAAAAGTTTCTACCCGCTTTATTTTGAATGAGCAGGGGGTTACAAAACCAATGGTAGATCAATATTGGTTGCTGAAACCCTATACTTTGGAAATTCCCAGCATCTTAGGTAATTGCGATCTGTGTTTTTTAAAGGGTAAAGCTACTATAATCCGTATCCTGCAATTATTCCCCGAACTTGCAGAACCATGGATCGCTGATGAAGATGAAATGAGCGCCCGAACCGGCAAACAGGTATCATATTTTTCCGATATCACCTACCGCCAACTTTTACAAATTGCCCAAAGTCAAAAAACACTATTCGATGAGGTTAACCTTGAAAAGTTAGCCCCAGCTTATTCATGCTCCTGCACTAATTTTTAA
- a CDS encoding DUF5906 domain-containing protein, with protein MAKKQHKKTEAIDATQLDTYFKQRMHHLGITNTADHVITYENLEYPGVYAAQPIFSETERGDIVINYPCLYGGLEYITDTEKPFTRLRIHPDHTQRDGFGRAIKYLSEKGSGVHIFHPPLILKKFADKEKIKTLYVVEGEFKAFAGAALDIDMVGIAGIQMFASADKRLHEDIVAILNTCQVEHLVLLMDADVHHLEWDADLEPNKDLSKRLFDFFTAVRRFKELALDHVKDIYFMHLSQDNMPDNKGLDDLIFSIRNQTPERLPELVTDLLTLAARKPGRLFVGHKIRELGPDKIKALFFLDFHKRVPQSFYNRYDHIIDDRQFTFYKGRYQNKPTNGLELVRHQDADSFMRIGTDYVKVIYVPDAKKIMRRKLKGWTSGELSRDYEKNGVPGFFQMIPRYDEYCNVPCNDDGYEQVIGSCYNMYFKLTHQLSEGAWPTIKAYLKHAFGEAVLSSGHTNYDLALDYLNILYRIPTQRLPIPALVNRKRGTGKSTFLFLVKEMLQENAAFISSEDLKDQFNSDWVPKAAILIDEGFIEKKATLEKLKSYSTAHTINLRMMHVGRQEIPFFGKFILTSNDEDNFAGIDDEEVRFWVNKVPVLTEEDPDLLDKMKAELPHFLYYLSTREALHPKRTRSWFSNDLIDTEAGQRVKKASRGWLYSELETILQESFVKYQYHTLHYTIGELVELLNNRNAAVKFRQADVKKQMFDKFHQEAKLMRYYFPTDPAGRNNLLPDLEQKLGRVYRFFITDFYSDAELRTLCEGEDAIFDYPKLIAMKATDSELPKDAFNDPFNPDNN; from the coding sequence ATGGCTAAAAAGCAGCATAAAAAAACCGAAGCTATCGACGCTACGCAGTTGGATACCTATTTCAAACAGCGTATGCACCACCTGGGCATTACCAATACGGCCGACCATGTAATCACTTACGAGAACCTGGAATACCCCGGCGTATATGCCGCCCAACCTATTTTTTCAGAAACCGAGCGCGGCGACATTGTGATTAATTACCCCTGTCTTTACGGCGGCCTGGAATACATTACCGATACCGAAAAACCATTTACCCGCCTGCGTATACACCCCGATCATACACAGCGCGACGGTTTTGGTCGGGCTATTAAATACCTGAGCGAAAAAGGCAGCGGGGTACACATCTTTCACCCGCCGCTGATCCTTAAAAAGTTTGCCGATAAAGAAAAGATCAAAACCCTGTATGTGGTAGAAGGCGAATTTAAAGCATTTGCCGGGGCCGCGCTGGATATTGATATGGTAGGCATTGCCGGTATACAAATGTTTGCCAGCGCCGATAAGCGCTTGCATGAAGACATTGTAGCTATACTCAATACCTGCCAGGTAGAACACCTGGTGTTATTGATGGATGCCGATGTGCACCACCTGGAATGGGACGCGGATTTAGAGCCAAACAAAGATTTAAGCAAGCGCCTTTTTGATTTCTTTACCGCTGTACGCCGCTTTAAAGAGTTGGCTTTAGACCATGTAAAGGATATTTACTTTATGCACCTAAGTCAGGACAATATGCCTGATAATAAGGGGCTGGATGATCTGATCTTTTCAATACGAAACCAAACCCCGGAACGCTTACCCGAATTGGTAACCGACCTGTTGACACTGGCGGCACGAAAGCCAGGCAGGCTATTTGTCGGCCACAAGATACGCGAATTAGGCCCCGATAAAATTAAAGCCTTATTCTTTCTTGACTTTCATAAGCGCGTACCGCAATCATTTTACAACCGGTACGATCATATTATCGATGACCGGCAATTTACCTTCTACAAAGGCCGCTATCAGAACAAACCAACCAACGGCCTTGAGTTGGTACGCCACCAGGACGCGGATAGCTTTATGCGCATCGGTACCGATTATGTGAAAGTGATCTACGTACCCGACGCTAAAAAGATCATGCGCCGCAAGCTAAAGGGCTGGACATCGGGCGAACTATCGCGCGATTACGAAAAGAACGGGGTACCCGGCTTTTTTCAGATGATCCCCCGGTACGATGAATATTGTAACGTCCCCTGTAACGATGACGGTTACGAACAGGTAATAGGATCGTGCTATAATATGTATTTTAAGCTAACCCACCAGCTTTCAGAGGGTGCCTGGCCTACCATAAAAGCCTACCTTAAACATGCCTTTGGCGAAGCCGTGCTATCCAGCGGGCATACTAATTACGACCTGGCCCTCGATTACCTCAATATCCTTTACCGCATTCCCACACAACGTTTGCCCATCCCGGCGCTGGTGAACCGCAAACGTGGTACGGGTAAATCAACCTTTTTGTTCCTGGTGAAAGAAATGCTGCAAGAAAACGCCGCCTTTATCAGCAGCGAAGATTTGAAAGACCAGTTTAATAGCGACTGGGTACCCAAAGCGGCCATCCTGATAGATGAAGGCTTTATCGAAAAAAAGGCCACGCTGGAAAAGCTGAAAAGCTACAGCACTGCACATACCATCAACCTGCGTATGATGCACGTAGGCAGGCAGGAAATACCTTTTTTTGGCAAGTTTATTTTAACCAGTAACGACGAGGACAATTTCGCCGGTATTGATGACGAAGAAGTACGCTTTTGGGTGAACAAGGTGCCGGTGCTGACCGAAGAAGACCCCGACCTGTTAGACAAAATGAAAGCCGAATTACCGCACTTTCTTTACTACCTGTCAACCCGCGAAGCCTTGCACCCAAAAAGAACCCGCAGCTGGTTTTCCAATGACCTGATAGATACCGAAGCCGGGCAACGCGTGAAGAAAGCAAGCCGCGGGTGGCTGTATAGCGAACTGGAAACCATTTTGCAGGAAAGCTTTGTAAAATACCAGTACCACACGCTGCATTATACTATTGGCGAACTGGTAGAACTGCTGAATAACCGCAACGCAGCCGTCAAGTTTCGCCAGGCCGATGTAAAAAAGCAGATGTTCGATAAGTTTCACCAGGAAGCAAAGCTAATGCGCTATTATTTCCCCACTGATCCGGCCGGTCGCAATAACCTGTTACCCGATTTGGAACAAAAGTTAGGGCGCGTATACCGCTTTTTCATCACCGATTTTTATAGCGATGCCGAATTGCGTACGCTATGCGAGGGGGAAGATGCAATTTTCGATTACCCGAAACTCATAGCCATGAAAGCCACCGATAGCGAACTACCTAAAGACGCTTTTAACGATCCCTTTAACCCTGATAACAATTAA
- a CDS encoding ASCH domain-containing protein, with translation MSTKTPRINYSHNWNNKLMCIAHTTIRPRNDEKFIVGRIFDICLDGEVIGEGIIRTIVHFKLYQLNETMAQIDTGYDRQTAIEMMKKVYAGCRYDYDTQDFSLITIRMPDTRVPYCIPTLLKKTDPQACLFPESEGMSRHPSAHEIFEHNQQPA, from the coding sequence ATCAACTACAGCCACAATTGGAATAACAAGCTGATGTGCATTGCGCACACCACCATACGCCCCAGGAATGATGAAAAATTTATCGTTGGTCGCATTTTCGATATCTGTTTAGATGGCGAGGTTATTGGCGAGGGCATTATCCGAACCATCGTACATTTTAAGCTCTACCAGCTTAATGAAACAATGGCGCAGATAGATACCGGTTACGACAGGCAGACCGCCATCGAAATGATGAAAAAGGTATATGCAGGTTGCCGATACGATTACGATACACAGGATTTTAGCCTGATCACCATCCGTATGCCCGATACGCGGGTACCCTATTGTATCCCTACACTTCTTAAAAAGACCGACCCGCAGGCCTGCCTGTTCCCCGAAAGCGAAGGAATGAGCCGACACCCATCCGCACACGAAATTTTCGAGCATAACCAGCAACCCGCTTAA